The genomic DNA CGATACGGTTTGCGGAGCGGGAACGTGCGTGGGTACGTACCAAATGGTACATACGCGCGCCTGCGGGAATCCGGGGTCGTCCAATGCCTGCACATTCGGCCAATGGTCGGATTGCCATCCGGAGGATTATTGCGGAGACGGTGTAAAACAAGCGAGCGAGCAGTGCGATGACGGCAATACGGATAATAATGACGCCTGTACCAATGCCTGCACGCTCAATGTGTGCGGCGACGGCGCCGTCTTTAAAGGCGTTGAGGAATGCGACCAGGGTTCGCCGTTTATCGGCGGGTCAAACGGCAAGCCCTGCACCACGGCGGAATACGGCGCCACATGTACGAGCTGCACCACAAGCTGCAAAATCGTGCTTACGCAGGGCGGGTATTGCGGGGACGGCATTAAACAGCCGAATACGGCCGAGCAATGCGATACGGCCGGAAATACAAGCGTTCCGGTGGCCGACCCAAACCTTACATGCAAAGGACTAGGCTTCGACTATGCCAAACAGCATACAAAGGTGACAGCCACGAGCGTTCCAAACGCGGTTCCCGGCGGCGGATGCTATATCATCAAG from bacterium includes the following:
- a CDS encoding DUF4215 domain-containing protein; amino-acid sequence: MGTYQMVHTRACGNPGSSNACTFGQWSDCHPEDYCGDGVKQASEQCDDGNTDNNDACTNACTLNVCGDGAVFKGVEECDQGSPFIGGSNGKPCTTAEYGATCTSCTTSCKIVLTQGGYCGDGIKQPNTAEQCDTAGNTSVPVADPNLTCKGLGFDYAKQHTKVTATSVPNAVPGGGCYIIK